A single window of Acidobacteriota bacterium DNA harbors:
- a CDS encoding helix-turn-helix domain-containing protein yields the protein MEAQGTNTNRFAHGLQFEPYAIDHLVDSLQHHHLPLDPEFPFAIKALSYESFRSGEHLTWHNRLELFCPVSGAGRFQMGERLMDFKSGDVLVVDNLKLHGAFEFNPPDSRSIVIYFRAELFYNLGSSVCDYAYLMPFYGLAEDKAPILRAAEPASAAVHEALDKLLRCYFDAPPDQYSRIGCKAYLSEVLYLLSRHFGTSDMAQAEYLRRREQAQRLGALLEYLNHGYGEKITAPQAATMAGMSQSHFMRFFKRATGMTFVDYLTQLRVGKARQLLRDQTLSIAEISNLVGFADQSYFDKRFKERFGKTPREYRVIVEPS from the coding sequence ATGGAAGCGCAGGGAACCAATACGAATCGTTTTGCCCACGGGCTGCAATTTGAGCCTTATGCGATTGATCATTTGGTGGACTCTTTGCAGCACCATCATCTGCCGCTCGACCCAGAGTTTCCGTTTGCGATCAAGGCGCTTTCTTACGAATCTTTTCGTTCTGGCGAACATTTGACGTGGCACAACCGGCTGGAATTGTTTTGCCCAGTCAGCGGCGCGGGCCGTTTTCAGATGGGCGAGCGGCTGATGGATTTCAAAAGCGGCGACGTGCTGGTCGTAGACAACCTGAAGCTGCACGGCGCTTTTGAATTCAATCCGCCCGACAGCCGGAGCATCGTCATCTATTTTCGCGCGGAACTCTTTTACAACCTCGGTTCGTCGGTGTGCGATTACGCTTACCTGATGCCGTTTTACGGCCTGGCCGAAGATAAGGCGCCGATTTTGCGCGCCGCCGAACCGGCCTCAGCCGCCGTGCACGAAGCGTTGGACAAACTGTTGCGTTGTTATTTCGACGCGCCGCCCGATCAATACTCGCGCATCGGTTGCAAGGCCTATCTGTCAGAGGTGCTTTATCTGCTCTCGCGGCATTTCGGGACTTCTGATATGGCGCAGGCTGAATACCTGCGCCGCCGCGAACAGGCGCAGCGGTTGGGCGCGCTGCTGGAATACCTCAATCATGGCTACGGCGAAAAGATCACCGCGCCGCAAGCCGCGACGATGGCGGGGATGAGCCAGTCGCACTTCATGCGTTTTTTCAAACGGGCGACAGGGATGACGTTCGTTGATTACCTGACGCAGTTGCGCGTCGGCAAAGCGCGCCAGTTATTGCGCGATCAAACGTTGAGTATCGCTGAAATTTCCAACCTCGTAGGCTTTGCCGACCAGAGTTATTTCGATAAACGGTTCAAGGAACGCTTCGGCAAAACGCCGCGCGAGTACCGTGTGATCGTGGAACCGTCATAA
- a CDS encoding amidohydrolase, which yields MNTNDLIAIDTHVHLETELADNAANEAAQKYFGKAGVGRNRYELAEYYRARKIGCVVFTVDERLTGRPPIPNDEIAAFAAENSDIMFAFASVDPTRGREAVAEAKRLIAAGGIRGFKLHPPLQQFHPNDQRIYPFYEVINAAKLPVIFHTGHSGIGTGMPGGGGVRLKYGNPMDIDDVAVDFPDMPIIMAHPSFPWQDEAISVCLHKPQVYIDLSGWSPKYFSPTLVQYANTLLKRKVLFGSDYPLIAPDRWLADFEKIAIKDEVRPLILKENALRLLGLT from the coding sequence ATGAATACCAATGATCTGATTGCGATTGACACCCACGTCCATCTCGAAACCGAACTGGCAGACAACGCCGCCAATGAAGCCGCGCAAAAATACTTCGGCAAAGCCGGCGTAGGCCGCAATCGCTACGAACTGGCGGAGTATTACCGCGCGCGCAAAATCGGCTGCGTGGTCTTTACCGTGGACGAACGGCTCACGGGGCGTCCGCCGATCCCGAATGACGAGATCGCGGCCTTCGCGGCAGAGAACTCAGACATCATGTTCGCTTTTGCCAGCGTAGACCCAACGCGCGGCAGGGAAGCTGTCGCTGAAGCCAAGCGCTTGATTGCGGCGGGCGGCATACGCGGCTTCAAGTTGCATCCGCCGTTGCAACAGTTTCACCCGAACGATCAACGTATTTATCCGTTTTACGAAGTCATCAACGCGGCCAAGTTGCCGGTGATCTTTCACACCGGCCACAGCGGCATCGGCACGGGGATGCCCGGCGGCGGCGGCGTGCGGTTGAAATACGGCAACCCGATGGACATTGACGACGTCGCGGTGGACTTCCCCGACATGCCGATCATCATGGCGCACCCCTCGTTCCCCTGGCAGGACGAGGCCATCTCGGTGTGTTTGCACAAGCCGCAGGTTTACATTGATCTGTCGGGCTGGTCGCCAAAGTATTTCTCGCCGACGCTGGTGCAATACGCGAACACGCTGCTCAAACGCAAAGTGCTGTTCGGTTCGGATTATCCGCTGATCGCGCCCGACCGCTGGCTGGCCGATTTCGAGAAGATCGCGATCAAGGACGAAGTGCGTCCGCTGATTCTCAAAGAGAATGCGCTGCGGCTTTTGGGGTTGACCTAG
- a CDS encoding carboxypeptidase regulatory-like domain-containing protein, whose protein sequence is MFKQTLSLFFSAALLGLLLCGASFAQATGGAQISGTVLDESGNAVAGAEVTVKQTDTGLARNVTSDADGSYTFPNLPVGPYQLQVKKQGFSTYVQSGIVLQVNVNPTVNATLKIGAVTEQVQVTSDAALVETHSNGVGQVIDQQRVVELPLNGRVATELIFLSGLANAAPAADLNTNKNFPTVTIAVAGGLANGMTYVMDGGTHNDPFNNLNLPMPFPDALQEFKAETSALPARYGQHAASAVNVLTKSGGNKYHGDVFEFVRNYEFNARNFFASQRDSLKRNQFGGTFGGPIKQNKLFFFGGFQAKIEKSNPGTTISYAPTAAMRAGDFTAFASAACNGGTARTLAAPFVGNKLDATKINQQALNFLKYVPVPADQCGRLQYGIVANNNEKQAIGKIDYDFNEKHSVFGRYFFADYASPNPFDGVNVLAMSRVGQFNRAHSFVLGDTYLLNANTVLATHATLNRTRNNRKVDEYFSPTDLGIQVFSPVKGFTGVTVTGNGFAIGAGATNPGYFNSTNYQIAEDVDIVRGAHQFAVGVNFIHNNINTTNNRPSNGQFTFNGQSTGLPLADFVAGALSGGFIQGNPVFDNQRQNYIGIYAQDSWKVNARLTLNAGVRWEPYLPMEHPFGWVSHFDPAAFAAGTKSSVYKNAPVGLSFPGDAGYPGKSTTFAHKAQFAPRLGLVFDPKGDGKMTVRAAYGIFYDNPHLFFNTRFANNPPWGAQITLSNPAGGLTNPYQTYPGGNPFPGLAKISTDSFFPLAGVYVNAPLNIKPTYLQQWNLSVQRQVGEWLFAGSYLGNKSTHLWTGRELNPAVFATGATTGNTNARRVLSLQNAAQGQYYGTIGQIDDGGTSSYNGMLVSAQRRLANNFSVLANYTLSHCISDPATTEITGPTYVNPNNRRADRANCDSDRRHVVNISFVARTPKFSNKALGLIATGWQLSGIVRRQTGNFASVTTGVDNALTGVGGQRAVQLLTDAYDANKTVDHYLNRASFGSPTAGTYSALGAFTILNPGSLQIDTGLSRTFNVREGQNIQFRWETFNVPNRLNANAPVTALNNANFGKILTAQDPRIMQFALKYVF, encoded by the coding sequence ATGTTCAAACAGACTCTTTCGCTTTTTTTCAGCGCGGCCCTGCTGGGCTTGCTGTTATGCGGCGCCAGTTTCGCGCAAGCCACGGGCGGCGCGCAGATTTCCGGCACGGTGCTGGATGAGAGCGGCAACGCCGTCGCGGGTGCCGAAGTCACCGTCAAGCAAACCGATACTGGCCTGGCGCGCAATGTCACCAGCGACGCCGATGGCAGTTATACCTTCCCCAATCTGCCCGTCGGGCCTTATCAATTACAGGTCAAGAAGCAGGGCTTCAGCACCTATGTGCAATCGGGCATCGTCTTGCAGGTCAACGTCAACCCGACGGTCAACGCTACGCTCAAGATCGGCGCGGTGACGGAGCAAGTCCAAGTCACTTCGGATGCCGCGCTCGTCGAGACGCACAGCAACGGCGTAGGCCAGGTGATTGACCAGCAGCGCGTCGTCGAGCTGCCGTTGAATGGCCGCGTGGCGACTGAATTGATTTTCCTTTCCGGGCTGGCGAACGCGGCGCCGGCGGCGGATTTGAATACGAACAAGAACTTTCCGACCGTGACCATCGCCGTCGCGGGCGGTCTGGCGAACGGGATGACCTATGTGATGGATGGCGGTACGCATAACGATCCGTTCAACAACCTGAATCTGCCGATGCCTTTCCCCGACGCCTTGCAGGAATTCAAAGCCGAGACCAGCGCGTTGCCCGCGCGTTACGGCCAGCACGCCGCCTCGGCGGTGAACGTGTTGACCAAATCGGGCGGCAACAAATACCACGGCGATGTGTTTGAGTTCGTGCGCAACTACGAATTCAACGCGCGGAATTTCTTTGCTTCGCAACGCGACAGTTTGAAGCGCAACCAGTTCGGCGGCACCTTCGGCGGCCCCATCAAACAGAACAAGCTGTTTTTCTTCGGCGGCTTTCAAGCCAAGATCGAAAAATCGAATCCGGGTACGACGATCAGCTATGCGCCGACGGCGGCGATGCGCGCGGGCGATTTCACGGCCTTCGCTTCGGCGGCCTGCAACGGCGGCACGGCACGCACGCTGGCCGCGCCTTTCGTTGGCAACAAACTCGATGCCACGAAGATCAACCAACAGGCGTTGAACTTTTTGAAATACGTGCCAGTGCCGGCGGATCAATGCGGCAGGTTGCAATACGGCATCGTGGCGAACAACAACGAGAAGCAGGCGATTGGCAAGATTGACTATGACTTCAACGAAAAGCATTCGGTCTTTGGCCGCTATTTCTTTGCCGACTATGCGAGTCCGAATCCGTTTGATGGCGTGAACGTGCTGGCGATGAGCCGCGTAGGCCAATTCAATCGCGCGCATTCCTTCGTGCTGGGCGACACCTATTTGCTCAACGCGAATACGGTTTTGGCGACGCACGCGACGCTCAACCGCACGCGCAACAACCGCAAAGTGGACGAATACTTTTCGCCCACCGATTTGGGCATACAGGTGTTCAGTCCGGTCAAGGGCTTCACGGGTGTCACCGTGACGGGCAACGGCTTTGCGATTGGGGCGGGCGCGACCAATCCGGGCTATTTCAATTCGACCAACTATCAGATCGCCGAAGACGTGGACATCGTGCGCGGCGCGCATCAATTCGCCGTGGGTGTGAATTTCATTCACAACAATATCAACACCACGAACAATCGCCCCTCGAACGGACAGTTCACGTTCAACGGGCAAAGCACGGGCTTGCCGCTGGCTGATTTTGTGGCGGGCGCGTTAAGCGGCGGCTTCATTCAGGGCAATCCGGTCTTTGATAACCAACGGCAGAATTACATCGGCATCTATGCGCAGGATTCATGGAAAGTGAATGCGCGGCTGACGCTCAACGCGGGCGTGCGTTGGGAACCTTACCTGCCGATGGAACATCCGTTCGGTTGGGTCAGCCATTTCGATCCCGCAGCGTTTGCGGCGGGGACGAAGAGTTCGGTCTATAAAAACGCGCCAGTCGGATTGAGCTTCCCCGGCGATGCGGGCTACCCAGGCAAGTCAACGACCTTCGCGCACAAAGCGCAATTCGCGCCGCGCCTGGGTTTGGTCTTCGACCCGAAAGGCGATGGCAAGATGACGGTGCGTGCGGCTTACGGCATTTTCTATGACAACCCGCATCTGTTCTTCAACACGCGCTTTGCGAACAATCCGCCCTGGGGCGCGCAAATCACGTTGTCGAATCCGGCGGGCGGCTTGACGAACCCCTATCAAACTTATCCCGGCGGCAATCCGTTCCCCGGCCTGGCGAAAATCTCCACGGACAGCTTCTTCCCGCTCGCGGGCGTTTACGTCAACGCGCCGCTCAACATCAAGCCGACCTATTTGCAGCAATGGAACCTGAGCGTGCAACGGCAGGTTGGCGAATGGCTGTTTGCCGGCAGCTATCTCGGCAACAAGTCTACGCACCTGTGGACGGGGCGCGAATTGAATCCGGCGGTGTTCGCCACCGGCGCGACGACGGGCAACACCAACGCGCGCCGCGTGCTGAGTCTACAAAACGCCGCGCAGGGGCAGTATTACGGCACGATCGGACAAATTGATGACGGCGGCACGTCGAGTTACAACGGCATGCTCGTGTCGGCGCAACGCCGCCTGGCGAACAATTTCAGCGTGCTGGCGAATTACACGCTGTCGCATTGCATCAGCGATCCCGCCACGACTGAAATTACCGGCCCGACGTATGTCAACCCCAACAATCGCCGCGCCGACCGCGCCAATTGCGATTCGGATCGTCGTCACGTCGTCAACATTTCGTTTGTCGCGCGCACGCCGAAGTTCTCGAATAAGGCGTTGGGCTTGATCGCTACCGGTTGGCAGCTTTCAGGCATCGTGCGGCGGCAGACCGGCAATTTCGCCAGCGTCACGACCGGCGTAGACAACGCGCTGACTGGCGTCGGCGGACAACGCGCCGTGCAATTGCTGACCGATGCTTACGACGCCAACAAGACCGTAGATCATTACCTCAACCGTGCGTCCTTCGGTTCGCCGACGGCAGGCACGTATAGCGCGCTCGGCGCGTTTACAATTCTGAATCCGGGCAGCTTGCAGATTGATACGGGCTTGTCGCGCACCTTCAACGTCCGCGAAGGGCAGAATATCCAGTTCCGTTGGGAAACCTTCAACGTACCCAACCGGCTGAATGCCAACGCGCCCGTCACCGCGCTGAACAACGCCAACTTCGGCAAGATTCTGACCGCGCAAGACCCGCGCATCATGCAATTCGCGCTGAAGTACGTTTTCTAG
- a CDS encoding MFS transporter, translating into MTFVIVGLPGLLATLLVFTIKEPARKNLLGGQATKLSLAEVLDQLKLRWQSVAGICLAFAFQALCNYSQQAWLPSFFIRVHGWTKRQAGLTLGVISLATGLLGAYLGGRLCDYWQRQGKADAPLRVGVLATACAGFFFSLAMLAPALHWQLGLLVPAFFFLAMPIGSSYASLQLILPNQVRGQVGALQVFTLNLFGLILGPFLPGFFNDYIFHDPKMVGVSVALTVGLASLLSALLFYATWRPYRTHYAQMHG; encoded by the coding sequence TTGACGTTTGTGATTGTCGGGCTGCCGGGCTTGCTGGCGACGCTGCTGGTTTTCACGATCAAAGAACCGGCGCGGAAAAATTTGTTGGGCGGACAAGCGACCAAGCTGAGTCTTGCCGAAGTGCTTGACCAACTGAAACTACGCTGGCAATCGGTGGCGGGAATTTGTTTGGCCTTCGCGTTTCAGGCGCTGTGCAATTACTCGCAACAGGCGTGGCTCCCGTCGTTTTTCATTCGCGTGCATGGCTGGACGAAACGCCAGGCGGGTCTGACGCTCGGCGTCATTTCGCTCGCCACCGGGTTGTTGGGCGCTTATCTCGGCGGCAGGCTCTGCGATTACTGGCAACGGCAGGGCAAGGCAGATGCGCCGTTGCGCGTCGGTGTATTGGCGACGGCCTGCGCGGGCTTCTTTTTCAGTTTGGCGATGCTCGCGCCCGCGTTGCACTGGCAACTCGGTTTGCTGGTTCCGGCGTTCTTCTTTCTGGCGATGCCGATTGGCAGTTCTTATGCTTCGCTGCAATTGATCCTGCCCAATCAGGTGCGCGGCCAAGTCGGCGCGTTGCAGGTGTTCACGCTCAACCTGTTCGGCCTGATTCTGGGGCCGTTCCTACCGGGCTTTTTCAACGATTACATTTTTCACGACCCGAAGATGGTCGGCGTTTCTGTCGCGCTGACCGTGGGCTTGGCTTCGCTGTTGTCGGCGCTGTTGTTTTATGCGACGTGGCGGCCTTATCGAACGCACTACGCGCAAATGCATGGCTAA
- a CDS encoding CoA-binding protein — protein sequence MNFNDPEVIARIFKEYKNIAVVGLSSNPMRPSYGVSRYMQQHGYRIIPVNPNEREVLGEKAYASLSDVPGPLELVDIFRRAEDVGAVVDEAIALGAKAVWLQEGVIDEAAAQRALGAGLLVVMDRCILKEHAYRRR from the coding sequence ATGAACTTTAATGACCCCGAAGTTATCGCACGTATTTTCAAAGAGTATAAAAACATCGCCGTTGTAGGCTTGTCTTCTAATCCGATGCGGCCCAGTTATGGCGTCTCCCGCTACATGCAACAACACGGCTATCGCATTATCCCGGTCAACCCGAATGAACGCGAAGTGTTGGGCGAAAAGGCTTACGCCAGCTTGAGTGACGTGCCGGGGCCGCTCGAATTAGTGGACATCTTTCGCCGCGCAGAAGATGTTGGGGCAGTCGTGGATGAAGCGATTGCGCTGGGCGCCAAAGCGGTCTGGTTGCAGGAAGGCGTGATTGACGAAGCTGCGGCACAACGGGCGCTGGGGGCCGGATTGTTGGTGGTGATGGATCGCTGCATTTTGAAAGAGCACGCGTATCGCAGGCGTTAA
- a CDS encoding SDR family oxidoreductase — MTRLANRIAVVSGAATGIGKAVAMRLAAEGASVEILDIKDATETVNEIRAAGGQAHAEICDVTNEAQITAAVAAITSRHDHVDILVNNAGILSGKTPWHELSYEEVNRFVQVNYLGYFLVSKAIYPLLKKSQCGRLINVASRTYFLANPGQMAYVAAKGAVMGMTRVMAKEMGDDNICVNAVAPGMIATEGTLAHSDEAAFNRVMNNQALKKRGKPEHLAGLIAFLASDDAEMITGQMILCDGGGYLH; from the coding sequence ATGACTCGTTTAGCCAATCGTATTGCTGTCGTCTCAGGGGCGGCGACCGGCATCGGCAAAGCGGTGGCAATGCGCCTCGCCGCCGAGGGCGCCAGCGTCGAAATCCTGGACATCAAAGATGCCACGGAAACCGTCAACGAAATCCGCGCGGCGGGCGGGCAGGCCCACGCGGAAATTTGCGATGTCACCAACGAAGCGCAAATCACCGCCGCTGTCGCTGCTATCACTTCGCGCCACGATCATGTCGACATTCTCGTCAACAACGCCGGCATCCTGTCGGGCAAAACGCCCTGGCACGAGCTTTCGTATGAAGAGGTGAATCGTTTCGTGCAAGTGAATTACCTCGGCTACTTCCTGGTGTCGAAGGCGATTTATCCACTGCTGAAAAAGAGCCAATGCGGGCGGCTCATCAACGTCGCTTCGCGCACTTACTTTTTGGCGAATCCGGGGCAGATGGCCTATGTCGCCGCCAAAGGGGCGGTGATGGGCATGACGCGCGTGATGGCGAAAGAGATGGGCGACGACAACATCTGCGTCAACGCCGTCGCGCCGGGCATGATCGCCACGGAAGGCACGCTGGCACATTCGGATGAAGCGGCCTTCAACCGCGTGATGAATAACCAGGCCCTCAAAAAACGCGGTAAGCCCGAACACCTGGCCGGATTGATCGCCTTTCTGGCCAGCGACGATGCCGAGATGATTACCGGGCAAATGATCTTGTGCGATGGCGGCGGCTATCTTCACTAA
- a CDS encoding transposase translates to MVLLADGLQDLKRVATAAGLEIKGAMLNLDAGFDSKANRKHVFNAGLKPNSAENPRNRPTPKRGRPRFFDTVLYAVRFTIERVFAWEDKFKRLLLRFETKQKRHLGFKLIAFTLINLREFCEG, encoded by the coding sequence ATGGTGTTGTTGGCGGACGGCTTGCAAGACCTCAAGCGCGTCGCGACGGCGGCCGGGCTTGAGATCAAGGGGGCCATGCTCAATCTGGACGCAGGCTTTGACAGCAAAGCCAATCGCAAACACGTTTTCAACGCTGGGCTGAAACCGAACAGCGCCGAAAATCCGCGCAATCGCCCAACACCCAAACGTGGCCGCCCGCGTTTCTTTGATACAGTGCTCTACGCGGTGCGCTTTACCATCGAACGCGTGTTTGCCTGGGAAGACAAATTCAAACGTTTGCTCTTACGATTTGAGACCAAGCAGAAACGTCATCTTGGCTTCAAACTGATCGCCTTCACCCTCATCAATCTGAGGGAATTTTGTGAAGGATAA
- a CDS encoding alpha/beta hydrolase → MEVDAGLPTHTVYRPKDLAKALAALRGKKLPIIAWGNGACVNAGNRFRQFLTEIASHGYLAIAIGPIGPREMEAAPQPAAPGQPAAAPPARPPATTASQLIDAIDWASKENARKGSPYFGKLDTKHIGVMGQSCGGVQAIKASADPRVTMTIAWNSGLLPMPSIGMENVSKEALAPLHAPIAYFNGDPGDVAHKNAKDDFERINHLPVLFAWREGMGHSGTYREANGGELGKIAVAYLNWRLKGDKQAAQMFTGAACGLCRDRNWHVFKKKID, encoded by the coding sequence ATGGAAGTGGACGCAGGCTTGCCTACGCATACGGTTTATCGTCCAAAAGATTTGGCCAAAGCCCTTGCGGCATTGCGGGGCAAGAAACTGCCGATCATCGCGTGGGGCAATGGCGCGTGTGTGAATGCCGGCAATCGCTTCCGGCAATTCCTGACCGAGATTGCTTCGCACGGTTATCTGGCGATTGCCATTGGGCCGATTGGGCCGCGCGAAATGGAAGCCGCGCCGCAACCCGCCGCGCCCGGCCAACCCGCCGCCGCGCCGCCAGCCAGACCGCCCGCCACGACGGCTTCGCAATTGATTGACGCGATTGACTGGGCCAGCAAGGAAAACGCGCGCAAAGGCAGCCCCTATTTCGGCAAGCTGGACACGAAACACATTGGCGTGATGGGGCAATCGTGCGGCGGCGTACAGGCCATCAAGGCTTCGGCTGACCCGCGTGTGACGATGACGATTGCGTGGAATAGCGGCCTGCTGCCCATGCCGAGCATCGGCATGGAAAACGTCAGCAAGGAAGCCCTCGCGCCGTTGCACGCGCCCATCGCTTATTTCAACGGCGATCCCGGCGATGTCGCGCACAAGAACGCCAAAGATGATTTCGAGCGCATCAACCACCTGCCCGTGCTCTTCGCGTGGCGCGAAGGCATGGGGCACAGCGGCACTTACCGCGAAGCCAACGGCGGCGAACTCGGCAAAATCGCCGTGGCTTATTTGAATTGGCGGCTCAAGGGCGACAAACAAGCCGCGCAAATGTTCACGGGCGCGGCTTGCGGATTGTGCCGCGATAGGAATTGGCACGTGTTCAAAAAGAAAATTGATTAA
- a CDS encoding M48 family metallopeptidase — MTTNQTTPKWAIGPKEVARSVIAWLLPLDFPAHHVQALGRSQVAKLLTRTPFSQAESLALWSYVYCAAQLDHEAATRASVIFDALALWPEREAQTRQLLDTVLASLTPRPTAASIIKRPPRQLRNLIDQLALQWATQNRLERRLLIGLTSQDFEHPLDQSTLAAIKQVPLLPDLVAAAGDFYKRSQEVALMANALLVTPRSQPWLYRRYETASQALGLDCPPLLYLTQGGTRSYTLGMDEPVVVLESMAAGLFDEEEMVFVLGRELGHVMAGHAKYQAVAETVCGAAAAISSATIGIGKLAVDAVLGLKLYRWCRYAEHTADRAGYLACQNHEAVLRVLLKLSGYPARRFGELHTRALVKQAAAFRARVNQSMLDQAFSFLSNVTHRQPFTISRTAELLDWVAVGGYEKVLSKLGRSRVA, encoded by the coding sequence ATGACAACCAATCAAACAACACCCAAATGGGCGATTGGCCCGAAGGAAGTGGCGCGTAGCGTCATCGCCTGGCTGTTGCCCCTGGATTTTCCTGCCCACCACGTACAGGCGTTAGGGCGCTCACAAGTCGCCAAGCTGCTCACCCGAACCCCCTTCAGCCAAGCCGAAAGCCTGGCCCTGTGGAGTTACGTGTATTGCGCCGCGCAACTTGACCACGAAGCCGCCACGCGGGCCAGCGTGATCTTCGATGCGTTGGCCCTCTGGCCGGAACGCGAAGCACAAACCCGCCAACTGCTCGACACCGTGCTGGCGAGCTTGACTCCGCGTCCCACCGCCGCGTCAATCATCAAAAGGCCGCCGCGCCAACTGCGGAATTTGATTGATCAATTGGCCCTGCAATGGGCCACCCAAAACCGGCTCGAACGTCGGCTCTTGATCGGCCTGACTAGCCAGGATTTCGAACACCCACTCGATCAATCAACGCTGGCGGCAATCAAGCAAGTCCCGCTCTTACCCGACCTGGTGGCCGCCGCTGGCGACTTTTACAAGCGCAGTCAGGAAGTCGCGCTAATGGCGAATGCTTTACTGGTCACGCCCCGCAGCCAGCCCTGGCTTTACCGGCGCTATGAAACCGCCAGTCAGGCGCTGGGGCTTGACTGTCCGCCGCTGCTGTACCTAACACAGGGCGGCACACGCAGCTACACGCTGGGCATGGACGAACCGGTCGTTGTGCTGGAATCAATGGCTGCCGGTCTCTTTGACGAAGAAGAAATGGTCTTCGTGCTGGGGCGTGAACTGGGCCACGTCATGGCCGGACATGCGAAATACCAAGCTGTCGCCGAAACCGTTTGTGGCGCCGCCGCCGCCATTTCCAGCGCGACCATCGGCATTGGCAAACTCGCCGTGGATGCGGTGCTCGGTTTGAAACTCTATCGCTGGTGCCGTTACGCCGAACACACGGCTGACCGTGCTGGCTATTTGGCCTGCCAAAACCACGAAGCCGTCTTGCGCGTGTTGCTGAAACTGTCGGGCTACCCCGCGCGCCGCTTCGGTGAATTGCACACCCGCGCGCTGGTCAAACAAGCCGCCGCCTTCCGCGCGCGCGTCAATCAAAGCATGCTTGATCAAGCGTTTAGTTTTCTAAGTAACGTCACTCATCGCCAGCCATTTACCATCAGCCGCACGGCTGAATTGCTGGATTGGGTGGCGGTAGGTGGCTACGAAAAGGTCTTGAGCAAGCTGGGCCGTTCGCGGGTGGCATAA
- a CDS encoding MFS transporter, translated as MNIETSAQRDTATDLRYAWYVALVLMLCNTLSFIDRQILGLLVDPIKQDLRVSDTQMGLLQGLAFGIFYTLLGMPMGRIVDRGNRRQLVAAGIFCWSLMTAACALARGFGTLFAARMGVGVGEATLSPSAFSLLSDYFPKERLATALSIFSMGVFFGSGLALIVGGLSARWVRGV; from the coding sequence ATGAACATTGAGACAAGTGCCCAGCGGGATACCGCAACCGATCTGCGCTATGCCTGGTACGTCGCCCTGGTGCTGATGCTGTGCAATACGCTGTCGTTTATTGATCGCCAGATTCTGGGTTTGTTGGTAGACCCCATCAAACAGGATTTGCGCGTGAGCGATACGCAAATGGGTTTGTTGCAAGGGCTGGCCTTCGGCATTTTTTATACGCTGCTCGGCATGCCGATGGGGCGCATTGTAGATCGCGGCAATCGCCGCCAACTGGTCGCCGCCGGGATTTTTTGCTGGAGCCTGATGACGGCGGCGTGTGCGCTGGCGCGCGGATTCGGGACGCTGTTTGCCGCGCGTATGGGCGTGGGTGTAGGCGAAGCGACGCTTTCGCCCTCGGCCTTTTCGCTGCTGTCCGATTACTTTCCCAAAGAGCGTCTGGCGACGGCCTTGAGCATCTTTTCGATGGGCGTCTTTTTCGGTTCGGGCCTGGCGTTGATTGTCGGCGGATTATCGGCGCGCTGGGTTCGTGGCGTTTGA
- a CDS encoding DUF1772 domain-containing protein, whose translation MFSVLQILTVLLVAAALALSRTHALELPGKMRLDNQAYYAVQPIYYPGFTVGGGIGDLGGTLATLLLLFLTPQGSTDFWLTLVALVGLIGMQAVYWIVTHPVNQFWLKGENLDRFSSGFFSFGTKASNEQRAPDWTKLRDRWEYSHVVCAGAPHHYYC comes from the coding sequence ATGTTCAGCGTTTTGCAAATTCTGACCGTACTGTTGGTCGCCGCGGCGCTGGCCTTATCGCGCACGCACGCTTTGGAATTGCCGGGCAAAATGCGGCTCGACAACCAGGCGTATTACGCCGTGCAGCCTATCTATTATCCGGGCTTCACCGTCGGCGGCGGCATCGGCGACCTTGGCGGCACGCTGGCGACCCTTCTGCTTCTGTTCCTGACGCCACAGGGCAGCACGGATTTTTGGCTGACGCTGGTGGCTTTGGTCGGACTGATCGGGATGCAGGCGGTCTATTGGATTGTTACGCATCCGGTCAATCAGTTCTGGCTGAAGGGCGAAAACCTGGATCGTTTCAGTTCCGGCTTTTTCTCGTTTGGAACGAAGGCGTCAAACGAGCAGCGTGCGCCGGATTGGACAAAGTTGCGTGACCGTTGGGAGTATTCGCACGTCGTGTGCGCCGGCGCTCCTCATCACTATTATTGTTAG